Part of the Aquabacterium sp. NJ1 genome, AGGTCGAACTGCACGTCCCATCGGTTGGTGTGGCTGTTCCACTGCCCCCAACCTAGATCCAGAATGGTTGCGATGGCGTTGGCATAGCCCAGCATCGAGGTCTCGCTGGTGATCTGCATCTCCGGCGCGACCAGCCCGGCATTGGTTAGTTGCGTCTGCGGTGGCTTGTAGCCTGGACGGAAGAAGTTGAAAACCGAGGGCGAGGCCATAGGCGTCTGGCCGAGTTGCGTGCCGGGGTCGCTGGTGTCGTCTGCCAGATAGAAGGGCAGCTTGCCCGCCTGCATGCTGGACTCATACACGTCGCTGGTATGAGGGATCGCTCGCAGCAGATGGGTCAGGCGCAGAACGGGCTCGCGGAGCTTGCCATAGCCGCTGCTCAGCGCTGTGGCCGAAGGGGTGCGCGCCTCGTTGTGCAGCAGGATGGCCTTCACGACCGCGCGCAGGTTGCCGTTGGTGGACCGGAACACATTGGCGATGTCGGCCACATAGGCGTTGCTCGGGTTGCTGGTTACCAGGCGTTGGATCAGTTGCTTGCTGATAAAGGGCGCTGTGTTCGGATGGCTGGCTAGCCGATCCAGCGCAGCCTTCAGGCTGGTTTTTGGGTCTGCAACGGTCTGTGCGGGCACGGTCACCCCCAAAAACTGCTTGACTGAGGTCGAGTGCTCCTGGAAGTAGCTGCTCATCGGCATATAGGAGAAGCTATCCGACTGGCACTCAGTGGTGCGGTAGAAACAGAACCACCATGACTGGTTGCTCATGGCATCAGGGCGATACCAGCTGAATCCGGTGAAGACCTTGGCCAGGCCTTTGATGTCGTCGGCCGTGTAGGTCTCGACAGGGCTACCGTTGACCAGCTTGGGGTTGCCGCTGTCGTCGAGCTCGTACAGGCCGATCGAGAACAACTGCATGATCTCGCGAGCGAAGTTTTCGTCGGGCACGCGGCCGGTAACCGTGTCCTCCTTGCGGTTGCCTTGGTGAGAGAGATACAAGCCCATGGCGGGATGCATGGCCACAGCCTCGAGCAGGTCGCGGTAGTTGGCATCAGCCTTGTCGGTCAGCATGTCCAGGTAGCTGGCGACCATGCGCCCGTTGTCCAGCGTGGCAGTTGACACCACGAAGATCTCCGATAGCGCGAAGGCCACGCGTTGGCGCAACTGAGCGGGGTCTTTGACCGCGTGCGTCCACCAGCTGTAGATCAGGTGGTTCGGGCGCGGGAGCGGCGAAGATTGCAGCGTGACTGCGGCGTCTACCATCTCTCGGTGCGTGCTCTGCAGGTGCATGCCGAACTGCTCGTCGATCCAGTTGTCATAGCCGATGGCCTTGACGCGCGCCACGTCTTCGGCAGTCGGGCCGAACGAGGCCTGGGTCAGAAAGCGGAAGGCATCGGCATCGCTGGTGGGCAGCATGCCTGCACTCAGCGTCATGCTCTGGCGTGGTGCCGAGCTGCTGTCCGTGCTCGCACCGCCGCCACCGCCCCCCCCGCACGCAGCGAGGCTGTAGCTCAGTGCCAGCACCGTGGCCCGCATCAGGTGGCGCCAGCCACCCGACAGTTTGGAACGTGAAGAAACAGTAGCAAGCATGGACGCAGATATCGCAATGACAATCAATGGCCATTGCGCTGCGTCGTGATCTCAATCAGGGCTGATCGAGCGAGAGCGTTGACCCACTGGCAATGAATTTGCCTGTGGGTTATCGGATGATGTGAAGCGATCTTGCGTCGTTTGTAAGGGAACGCAAGGCTGGCATCAAGAAGTCGGGCAAGCCGTGAAATCGATCACAGCAGTGGCGCCAGGGCTTTGGCTGCTTGCTCGTGCGACAGCCCCATGCGCAAGGCCCAGTCCTCCACCTGGTCGCCCGCGATCTTGCCCACATTGAAGTAGGCCGCTTCGGGGTGCGCCATGTAGAAGCCGCTCACGCTGGCCGCCGGCATCATGGCCAGGCTCTCGGTCAGGTGCATGTGGATGTCGTGGGCTTCCAGCACCTTGAACATGTCCCGCTTGACCGTGTGATCCGGGCAGGCCGGGTAGCCCGGCGCCGGGCGGATGCCGCGGTACTGCTCCTTGATCAGGGCCGTGTTGTCCAGCGTTTCACCGGCGGCGTAGCCCCAGAACTCCTTGCGCACGCGCTCGTGCATGCGCTCGGCAAAGGCCTCGGCCAGGCGGTCGGCCAGGGCCTTGAGCATGATGGCCGAGTAGTCGTCCTCATGACCCAGGAACTCGGCTTCTTTCTTCTCGATGTTCAGGCCTGCGGTCACCGCGAACAGGCCGATGTAATCGGGCTTGGCTTCACGTGGCGCGATGAAGTCGGCCAGTGAACGGTTGGGGCGCTTGACGCCGTCCACCACCGGGCGCTCGGTCTGCATGCGCAGCGGGCACCAGCTCATCAGCACCTCGCTGCGCGATTCGTCACGGTAGATCTCGATGTGGTCGTCCTGCACCGTGTTGGCGGGGTACAGCGCGATCACGCCATTGGCCGTGAGCCAGCGTCCATCGACGATCTTCTTGAGCATGGCCTGCGCATCGGCGTACACCTTCTTGGCTTCCTCGCCCACAACGGCGTCATCCAGGATGGCCGGGAAGGGGCCCGCCAGGTCCCAGGTCTGGAAGAAGGGACCCCAGTCGATGTAAGGGGCCAGTTCGCCCAGGTCGTAGTTCTTGAACACCCGGCGGCCGATGAACTTGGGTGCCTCGGGCGTGTAGGTGGCGAAGTCGGCCTGGTGCTTGTTGGCACGCGCCTCGGCCAGCGTCACCATGGGCGTGGCCTTCTTGTTGGCGTGCTGCACGCGCACGCGCTCGTAGTCGGCGTTCAACTCGGCGATGTAGGCTTCCTGGCGCTCCGGGCTCAGCAGCTCCGAGCACACACCCACGGCGCGCGAGGCATCGGGCACATAGACCACGGGGCCGCTGTAGTTGGGGGCGATCTTCACGGCCGTGTGCACGCGCGAGCAGGTGGCGCCACCGATCAGCAGCGGCGTCTTGCGCGAGCGGAAGTACTCGTCGCGCTCCATCTCGGCGGCCACGTACTGCATCTCTTCCAGCGAAGGCGTGATCAGGCCCGACAGGCCGATGATGTCCGCGCCCACTTCCTTGGCCTTGTCGAGGATGTCCTTGCACGGGACCATCACGCCCATGTTGACCACCTCGAAGTTGTTGCACTGCAGGACCACCGTCACGATGTTCTTGCCGATGTCGTGCACATCGCCCTTGACGGTGGCGATCACGATCTTGCCCTTGGCCTTCGCGTCACCGCCGCCTTCGATCAGCAGCTTCTTTTCTTCTTCGATGTAGGGCAGCAGGTGGGCCACGGCCTGCTTCATCACGCGGGCGGACTTCACCACCTGCGGCAGGAACATCTTGCCCGCACCGAACAGGTCGCCCACCGTGTTCATGCCGGCCATCAACGGGCCTTCGATCACGTGCAGCGGGCGGCCGCCACCGGCCTTGATCTGCTGCCAGCACTCTTCCGTGTCGGCGGTGATGAAGTCGGTGATGCCGTGCACGAGGGCATGGCTCAGGCGCGCTTCCACCGTGGCGGGGTGCTCGGCGGTGCCACGCCAGGCCAGCTTGGCGCTGTCGTCCTTGGCTGAACCTTTGACCTGCTCGGCAATGGCCAGCAGGCGCTCGGTCGGTGTCAGGCTGGTGTCTTCGCCATCCTTGAACACCGGTTGGCGGTTGAGCACGATGTCTTCCACCAGTTCGCGCAGGTTGGCGTCCAGGTCGTCGTATACGCCCACCATGCCGGCGTTGACGATGCCCATGTCCATGCCCGCCTGGATGGCGTGGTACAGGAACACGGTGTGGATGGCTTCACGCACCGGCTCGTTGCCGCGGAAGCTGAAGGACACGTTGGACACGCCGCCCGACACCTTGGCGCCCGGAAGGTTCTGTTTGATCCAGCGCGTGGCGTTGATGAAGTCCACGGCGTAGTTGTCGTGCTCTTCAATGCCCGTGGCAATCGCGAAGATGTTCGGGTCGAAGATGATGTCCTCGGGCGGGAAGCCCACCTCGTCCACGAGGGTGCGGTAGGCGCGCTCGCAGATCTCGATCTTGCGGGCATACGTGTCGGCCTGGCCCTGCTCGTCAAAGGCCATGACCACGGCCGCCGCGCCATAACGCTTGACCAGCTTGGCCTGCTCCTTGAAGTTCGCCTCGCCTTCCTTGAGCGAGATCGAGTTGACGATGCCCTTGCCCTGCACGCACTTGAGGCCCGCCTCGATCACGTCCCACTTGGACGAGTCGATCATGATGGGCACGCGCGCGATTTCCGGCTCGCCGGCGATCAGGTTCAGGAAGCGCACCATGGCGGCCTTGCTGTCGAGCATGGCCTCGTCCATGTTGATGTCGATGACCTGGGCGCCGTTTTCAACCTGCTGGCGCGCCACGGACAGCGCGTCTTCAAATCGGCCTTCCAGGATCATCCGGGCAAAGGCCTTCGAGCCCGTCACGTTGGTGCGTTCACCCACGTTCACGAACAGCGTGCCCTGGCCGATGTGCACAGGTTCCAGGCCCGACAGGCGCATGGGCGGCACGTTGGTGGCGAAGGGCAGGGCGCCGGCAGGCGCGGCGGAGGAGGGGCCGGATGGGGCGGAGGTGGGCTCGGTCATGCCCGGCATTTTACGAGGGTGCCAGCCCTCTCTCGCCCCGCAGGTACGCCCTGAATGCGTGGCGCCCCAAAAAGGAAAGGGCGCGGTGCTTGTGACACCGTGCCCCGAGGCGCTGTCGACCTACCCGATCAGGTAGCGTGCAGCGATTGCCTTAAGCGTTGCGGCCTGGTGATCAGGCCTTCAGCAGGTTGTAGAGCTCGTCCTTGAGCGAAACGCGCTGCTGCTTCTTTTGTTCCAGTTCGGTGCTGGAGCCGTGCTCCACGCCGGTTTCGAGTCGAACGATGGCCTTGTCCAGGTCTTCGTATTCACGTTCCAGCTTGGCGAAATGCGTATTCGAGGTCTTCAGCGCGTGGATCTTGTCCTTGAACTCAGGAAAGTCCTTGGCCAGCGGGTGGTGATCTTGAATCATTCGTGGTTCCTCTTCTTGTCGGTCAGTCAGCGTTGATCGCGACAGCCTCATCTTCGGGTTTGCACGAGGCTCACGCCTTGCGGTAGATCAAGCCTTGTGCCCCGGTGCCAGGAAGATCGCATCGATGTCAAAGGTGCTGTGGCGGCCGACGTCGTCACGGTGCGCCGTCAGCCAGTGGCTGGCGGCCTTGTGGCCCAGGTGATGCAGCTCCTGCAGAAACGCCCAATCCGTGTTGAACTTGCTGGACGCGTTGTACGGCAGCATGCCGTGGTCATCGGCCACCATGTGCATGTGCAGGTTCTTGTAGCGTTCAGGGTCGAGCTTTTCGTCCTTGATCAGCTTCTTGACGAAGGAAATGGCCCGCATCTCGCTGATCAGGCTGGCGTTGAAGGTGATCTCGCTGAGCCGGTCGATGATGTCGATGCTGCGTGTGGGGTTGTCGTCGCGGCGCAGCGGGTTGATGCGCACCAGCATGATGTCGCTCAGCTCCGTGTTGTAGATCAGCGGGTAGAGCGCCGGGTTGCCGGTGTAGCCACCGTCCCAATACGGCTCGCCGTCGATCTCCACCGCCTGGAACACAAAGGGCAGGCAGGCAGACGCCATCAAGGCATCCAGCGTCAGCGCTTCGGCCGTGAACACGCGCGCCTGGCCGGTGTGCACCGAGGTGGCTGTCACGAACAACGGGATGCCGCAGTGCTGGCAACCGGTGTGCAGCGCCTCGACATCCACATGCCGGTTCAGCACGTCCTTCAAGGGGTTGAGATTCAGCGGGTTGAACTCATAAGGGCTGAATGAACGCATGAACAGGTTCAGCCACTGATAGGCCGGGAACTGGTCATAGTTGAACTGGTTCTTGAGCAGGCCGTTGGACTGGATGGTCAGCGGCGAAAACAGCGGGCCGTGCTGGCTGACATCGCGCCAGAAATCGTGCAGGGCCTTTTGCGCCTGTTTGCGGGCGGCCGCCTCGTTGCCATCCTGGAACCCCTTGACGTAGCCGCTGAGCAGCACGGCGCCATTGAGGGCGCCTGCACTGGTGCCCGACAGGCCGGCGAAGTCCAGGCCATCGTTGTCCAGCAGGCGGTCGATCACGCCCCAGGTGAAGGCCCCGTGCGAGCCACCGCCTTGCAGCGCCAGGTTGATGCGGGGGCGGCCGACGGGTTTGGTCGGGGCCTTCTGGGCCGCTTTGGGTGCGGGTTTGCTGGCCGCCTTGACGGGTGTTTTGGCTGGTGCGCGGGATGCCTTCTTCGCGACCACCTTGACTTCGGGCTTCTTGGGGGTCTTGCTGGCGCTGGCCGAAGGCGCTTTCTTTCTGCTGGCTGGGGAAGGAGTCTTCATGCGGGCAGTCTAGTCCCAATTGCTGCGCTGCAGCAAAACCGCGTGAAATCGCGGCACGCATCCCTCGCAAGGGTGATCAAAAATTTTTTCAAAGACACTGTACAAACATCCAGGCTTTGCCATAATGGCGCTCACATTCAACAACCCGCATCCACGGAAACAAACGGAGTCACACGCATGGAAGCCACCAGCAAGTCCGCCCTCAGCGCCGAAAAAGCCAAAGCCCTGCAAGCCGCATTGGCCCAGATTGAAAAGCAGTTCGGCAAGGGTTCCATCATGCGCCTGGGTGAAGGCGAAGTCGTGGAAGACATCCAGGTGGTGTCCACCGGCTCCCTGGGTCTGGACATCGCGCTGGGCGTCGGTGGCCTGCCCCGTGGTCGCGTGGTTGAAATCTACGGCCCTGAGTCTTCCGGCAAGACCACCTTGACACTGCAGGTCATCGCCGAAATGCAGAAGCAGGCCGGTGTGTGCGCCTTCATCGACGCCGAACACGCTCTGGATGCCCAGTACGCGCAAAAGCTGGGCGTGAACCTGCAGGACCTGCTGATCTCCCAGCCCGACACCGGCGAACAAGCCCTGGAAATCGTCGACGCGCTGGTGCGTTCCGGCTCCGTGGACCTGATCGTGGTGGACTCGGTCGCCGCCCTGACGCCCAAGGCCGAACTCGAAGGCGAAATGGGTGATGCCCTGCCCGGCCTGCAGGCCCGCCTGATGAGCCAGGCCCTGCGCAAGCTGACGGCCACCATCAAGAAGACCAACTGCATGGTCATCTTCATCAACCAGATCCGCATGAAGATCGGCGTGATGTTCGGCAGCCCCGAAACCACCACCGGCGGTAACGCCCTGAAGTTCTACGCCTCCGTGCGCCTGGACATCCGCCGCATTGGCTCCATCAAGAAGGGCGACGACATCATCGGCAACGAAACCAAGGTCAAGGTCGTCAAGAACAAGGTCTCGCCCCCCTTCAAAACAGCCGAGTTCGACATTCTCTACGGCGAAGGCATCAGCCGCGAGGGCGAAATCATCGACCTGGGCGTGACGGCCAAGGTGGTCGACAAGTCCGGTGCCTGGTACGCCTACAACGGCGAGAAGATCGGCCAGGGCAAGGACAACGCCCGCGAATTCCTGCGCGAGAACCCCGAGCTGGCCCGCGAGATCGAAAACAAGATCCGCGAGTCGCTGGACATCGCCTTGCTGCCACCGGCCGCTGCTGCCGCCGATGCTGGCGAATAAGCAGGATAAAGTCGCCCGCCCGGGCCGCCCCGGGCTCTCTCTCAAAGGGCGGGCGCTGAAATACCTGGCGGCGCGCGAACACTCCCGCGTGGAGCTGACGCGCAAGCTGGCGCCACACGCCGAATCGCCCGAGCAGGTCGATGGCGTGCTCGACGAACTGGAAGCCAAGGGCCTGCTGTCCGCCCAGCGCTTCGCTGACTCGATGCTTCACCGCAAGGCCGCCCGCTACGGTGCGGCCCGCATCCAGGCCGAGCTGGCGCAACACCAGCTCCCGCCCGATATCGCCCGCGAAGCCACCCAGGCCTTGCGCGACACCGAGTTCGAGCGCGCGCACGCGCTTTGGGCGCGTCGCTACGGTGAAATCCCTGAAACGCCCGAAGAAAAGGCGCGCCAGATGCGCTTTCTCGCAGGGCGAGGCTTCTCCGGCGAGGTGATCCGGCGCGTCGTTCGTGGCGAAGGTTTCACACAATCCTGATCTCTGCGCCCGCCTTGTCATCAGGCCTTTTTGTTCTCCGGGCCTGCGGTGCTATGCTGGTTGCTGCACTGCAAACAAGTAACCCTGTGCGCAGCGCGTCCGCCCAGACCTGATCGGTTTTGGCGGCCTTTGTCATGTTCGACAAGAACGCAACACCATCCTGCGAGTTCCCCCATGAAGATTCATGAGTACCAAGGCAAAGAGATCCTGAGCCGATTCGGTGTGCCGGTCCCAAGAGGTATCCCGGCATTTTCTGTAGACGAGGCAGTGGCCGCTGCACAAAAGCTGGGTGGCCCGGTCTGGGTGGTCAAGGCCCAGATCCACGCAGGTGGTCGCGGCAAAGGCGGCGGCGTGAAGGTGGCCAAGTCGCTGGATGACGTCAAGCGTCTGGCAAGCGAGATCCTGGGCATGCAGCTCAAGACCCACCAGACTGGCCCGGAAGGCCAGAAGGTCAACCGTCTGTACATCGAAGACGGTGCTGACATTCAAAAGGAATACTACGTCTCGGTCGTGACCGACCGGGGCACGCAGAAGGTCGCCATCATCGCCTCCAGCGAAGGCGGCATGGACATCGAGGAAGTCGCGCACAGCACGCCTGAGAAGATCATCAAGGTCTTCGTCGACCCGCTCGCCGGCCTGACGGACGCGCAGGCCAAGGAAGTCGCCGACGGCATCGGCATGCCCGCCGACTCCACCGCGCAAACGGTTGACATCCTCAAGAAGCTCTACCAGTGCTACATGGAAACCGATGCCAGCCTGGTGGAAATCAACCCGCTGAACCGCGATTCCAAGGGCAAGGTCATGGCCCTGGACGCGAAGTTCAACTTCGACGCCAACGCGCTGTTCCGCCACCCTGAAATCGTGGCCCTGCGCGACCTGGACGAAGAAGATCCTGCTGAAATCGAAGCCTCGAAGTTCGATCTGGCCTACATCCAGCTCGACGGCAACATCGGCTGCCTGGTGAACGGTGCCGGTCTGGCCATGGCCACGATGGACACCATCAAGCTGTTCGGCGGCGAGCCTGCCAACTTCCTGGACGTCGGCGGTGGCGCGACGGCCGAGAAGGTCACCGAAGCCTTCAAGATCATGCTGAAGAACCCGGATGTCAAGGGCATCCTGGTCAACATCTTCGGCGGCATCATGAAGTGCGACACCATCGCCGATGGCGTCATCACCGCCTGCAAGGCTGTGAACCTGAATGTGCCTCTGGTGGTCCGCATGAAGGGCACCAACGAAGACCTGGGCAAGAAGATGCTGGCCGACTCCGGCCTGCCCATCATCGCCGCAGACTCCATGGCCGAAGCAGCGACCAAGATCGTTGCTGCGGTTGCATGACCCACCCCCGTTGCGCCTGCGGCGCTCCCCCTCTAGGGGGCGTCGCCAACGGCCCGGCAAAGCCGGTTCCGTGGCGCCCGCTGGGATCAACATCTTCGAGCTAGGTACCCATCATGAGCATTTTCATCAATAAAGACACCAAGGTCATCACCCAAGGCATCACGGGCAAGACCGGTCAATTCCACACCCTGGGCTGCCAGGCCTACGCCAACGGCAAGAACGCATTCGTCGCCGGCGTGAACCCCAAGAAGGCCGGCGAGAAGTTTGCCGACATCCCCATCTTCGCCTCCGTCAAGGACGCAGCCAAGAACACCGGCGCCACCGTGTCGGTGATCTACGTGCCGCCCGCTGGCGCCGCTGACGCCATCTGGGAAGCCGTCGAGGCCGACCTGGATCTGGTCATCGCCATCACCGAAGGCATCCCTGTGCGCGACATGCTGATGGTGCGCAACAAGATGAAGGCCAAGGAAGCGGCCGGCGGCAAGAAGACCTTGCTGCTGGGCCCCAACTGCCCCGGCCTGATCACGCCTGAAGAAATCAAGATCGGCATCATGCCCGGCCACATCCACCGCAAGGGCCGCATCGGCGTCGTGTCCCGTTCGGGCACGCTGACGTACGAAGCCGTGGCACAGCTGACCGAACTCGGCCTGGGCCAATCCAGCGCCGTGGGCATCGGTGGCGACCCCATCAACGGCCTCAAGCACATCGACGTGATGAAGGCCTTCAACGACGACCCCGATACGGACGCCGTCATCATGATCGGTGAAATCGGCGGCCCCGACGAAGCCGAAGCTGCTCAATGGTGCAAGGCCAATATGAAGAAGCCCATCGTCGGCTTCATCGCCGGTGTCACCGCCCCTCCGGGCAAGCGCATGGGCCATGCCGGCGCGCTGATCTCCGGTGGTGCCGACACGGCCGATGCCAAGCTCGCCATCATGGAAGAGTGTGGCTTCAAGGTCACGCGCAACCCGTCCGAAATGGGCCGCATCCTGAAGTCGCTCATCTGACGACATTGCAGAGTCTGTGCATTCCTGGGTGACCCGTCCGGGAAACCAAACCAATCAGCCCCTACACTCAGGGGCTGATTCATTTTTGTAGCGACATGGAAGCATTGATGACCC contains:
- a CDS encoding DUF1800 family protein gives rise to the protein MLATVSSRSKLSGGWRHLMRATVLALSYSLAACGGGGGGGASTDSSSAPRQSMTLSAGMLPTSDADAFRFLTQASFGPTAEDVARVKAIGYDNWIDEQFGMHLQSTHREMVDAAVTLQSSPLPRPNHLIYSWWTHAVKDPAQLRQRVAFALSEIFVVSTATLDNGRMVASYLDMLTDKADANYRDLLEAVAMHPAMGLYLSHQGNRKEDTVTGRVPDENFAREIMQLFSIGLYELDDSGNPKLVNGSPVETYTADDIKGLAKVFTGFSWYRPDAMSNQSWWFCFYRTTECQSDSFSYMPMSSYFQEHSTSVKQFLGVTVPAQTVADPKTSLKAALDRLASHPNTAPFISKQLIQRLVTSNPSNAYVADIANVFRSTNGNLRAVVKAILLHNEARTPSATALSSGYGKLREPVLRLTHLLRAIPHTSDVYESSMQAGKLPFYLADDTSDPGTQLGQTPMASPSVFNFFRPGYKPPQTQLTNAGLVAPEMQITSETSMLGYANAIATILDLGWGQWNSHTNRWDVQFDLSLWNGLVDNPTALVNAVATKLLGTTLPADVQAEAIASVTAMPKTTAKQRRQRIQAAILMVAVSPNFVIQQ
- the metH gene encoding methionine synthase, which codes for MRLSGLEPVHIGQGTLFVNVGERTNVTGSKAFARMILEGRFEDALSVARQQVENGAQVIDINMDEAMLDSKAAMVRFLNLIAGEPEIARVPIMIDSSKWDVIEAGLKCVQGKGIVNSISLKEGEANFKEQAKLVKRYGAAAVVMAFDEQGQADTYARKIEICERAYRTLVDEVGFPPEDIIFDPNIFAIATGIEEHDNYAVDFINATRWIKQNLPGAKVSGGVSNVSFSFRGNEPVREAIHTVFLYHAIQAGMDMGIVNAGMVGVYDDLDANLRELVEDIVLNRQPVFKDGEDTSLTPTERLLAIAEQVKGSAKDDSAKLAWRGTAEHPATVEARLSHALVHGITDFITADTEECWQQIKAGGGRPLHVIEGPLMAGMNTVGDLFGAGKMFLPQVVKSARVMKQAVAHLLPYIEEEKKLLIEGGGDAKAKGKIVIATVKGDVHDIGKNIVTVVLQCNNFEVVNMGVMVPCKDILDKAKEVGADIIGLSGLITPSLEEMQYVAAEMERDEYFRSRKTPLLIGGATCSRVHTAVKIAPNYSGPVVYVPDASRAVGVCSELLSPERQEAYIAELNADYERVRVQHANKKATPMVTLAEARANKHQADFATYTPEAPKFIGRRVFKNYDLGELAPYIDWGPFFQTWDLAGPFPAILDDAVVGEEAKKVYADAQAMLKKIVDGRWLTANGVIALYPANTVQDDHIEIYRDESRSEVLMSWCPLRMQTERPVVDGVKRPNRSLADFIAPREAKPDYIGLFAVTAGLNIEKKEAEFLGHEDDYSAIMLKALADRLAEAFAERMHERVRKEFWGYAAGETLDNTALIKEQYRGIRPAPGYPACPDHTVKRDMFKVLEAHDIHMHLTESLAMMPAASVSGFYMAHPEAAYFNVGKIAGDQVEDWALRMGLSHEQAAKALAPLL
- a CDS encoding YdcH family protein — translated: MIQDHHPLAKDFPEFKDKIHALKTSNTHFAKLEREYEDLDKAIVRLETGVEHGSSTELEQKKQQRVSLKDELYNLLKA
- a CDS encoding patatin-like phospholipase family protein is translated as MKTPSPASRKKAPSASASKTPKKPEVKVVAKKASRAPAKTPVKAASKPAPKAAQKAPTKPVGRPRINLALQGGGSHGAFTWGVIDRLLDNDGLDFAGLSGTSAGALNGAVLLSGYVKGFQDGNEAAARKQAQKALHDFWRDVSQHGPLFSPLTIQSNGLLKNQFNYDQFPAYQWLNLFMRSFSPYEFNPLNLNPLKDVLNRHVDVEALHTGCQHCGIPLFVTATSVHTGQARVFTAEALTLDALMASACLPFVFQAVEIDGEPYWDGGYTGNPALYPLIYNTELSDIMLVRINPLRRDDNPTRSIDIIDRLSEITFNASLISEMRAISFVKKLIKDEKLDPERYKNLHMHMVADDHGMLPYNASSKFNTDWAFLQELHHLGHKAASHWLTAHRDDVGRHSTFDIDAIFLAPGHKA
- the recA gene encoding recombinase RecA — translated: MEATSKSALSAEKAKALQAALAQIEKQFGKGSIMRLGEGEVVEDIQVVSTGSLGLDIALGVGGLPRGRVVEIYGPESSGKTTLTLQVIAEMQKQAGVCAFIDAEHALDAQYAQKLGVNLQDLLISQPDTGEQALEIVDALVRSGSVDLIVVDSVAALTPKAELEGEMGDALPGLQARLMSQALRKLTATIKKTNCMVIFINQIRMKIGVMFGSPETTTGGNALKFYASVRLDIRRIGSIKKGDDIIGNETKVKVVKNKVSPPFKTAEFDILYGEGISREGEIIDLGVTAKVVDKSGAWYAYNGEKIGQGKDNAREFLRENPELAREIENKIRESLDIALLPPAAAAADAGE
- the recX gene encoding recombination regulator RecX, translating into MLANKQDKVARPGRPGLSLKGRALKYLAAREHSRVELTRKLAPHAESPEQVDGVLDELEAKGLLSAQRFADSMLHRKAARYGAARIQAELAQHQLPPDIAREATQALRDTEFERAHALWARRYGEIPETPEEKARQMRFLAGRGFSGEVIRRVVRGEGFTQS
- the sucC gene encoding ADP-forming succinate--CoA ligase subunit beta; the encoded protein is MKIHEYQGKEILSRFGVPVPRGIPAFSVDEAVAAAQKLGGPVWVVKAQIHAGGRGKGGGVKVAKSLDDVKRLASEILGMQLKTHQTGPEGQKVNRLYIEDGADIQKEYYVSVVTDRGTQKVAIIASSEGGMDIEEVAHSTPEKIIKVFVDPLAGLTDAQAKEVADGIGMPADSTAQTVDILKKLYQCYMETDASLVEINPLNRDSKGKVMALDAKFNFDANALFRHPEIVALRDLDEEDPAEIEASKFDLAYIQLDGNIGCLVNGAGLAMATMDTIKLFGGEPANFLDVGGGATAEKVTEAFKIMLKNPDVKGILVNIFGGIMKCDTIADGVITACKAVNLNVPLVVRMKGTNEDLGKKMLADSGLPIIAADSMAEAATKIVAAVA
- the sucD gene encoding succinate--CoA ligase subunit alpha; translated protein: MSIFINKDTKVITQGITGKTGQFHTLGCQAYANGKNAFVAGVNPKKAGEKFADIPIFASVKDAAKNTGATVSVIYVPPAGAADAIWEAVEADLDLVIAITEGIPVRDMLMVRNKMKAKEAAGGKKTLLLGPNCPGLITPEEIKIGIMPGHIHRKGRIGVVSRSGTLTYEAVAQLTELGLGQSSAVGIGGDPINGLKHIDVMKAFNDDPDTDAVIMIGEIGGPDEAEAAQWCKANMKKPIVGFIAGVTAPPGKRMGHAGALISGGADTADAKLAIMEECGFKVTRNPSEMGRILKSLI